One Helicoverpa armigera isolate CAAS_96S chromosome 12, ASM3070526v1, whole genome shotgun sequence DNA window includes the following coding sequences:
- the LOC110383992 gene encoding uncharacterized protein LOC110383992: protein MDLHRLRVVEFDTLVSEQKGDNKYIPELEEPVEEDCKKSAVDNTDETNETDSTIKGLAEANSPTEPSKLCQGDVKNSPSTSKKYIGVTNIPIVATANCAGDTLSPLRITSNKYKREQNKQSGTPIKFLGNRLSRPRTSKKNLGSYLGLPGTSKQCAVDSTSVPGTSKNSSSSISRKSKSEIFKIPSKYKWKNREHKYNLSVVDITKQFHESAHTRQKRRPLNLFNRKSRCDQHVGAVHAKNEEVNFVFVRDTPSFIKYCKRRAEKHDKGKKRKRDTKLPSDIFGFQKKTRYFDPYLYQMSCHPFKKLRKGFHRKPKEPVCLPDCLCKHHTVKVLNSGGQGEPASSLYYNIHSPHLHKPHRRRRYDEDESFQRDRVWFKGKDVTVGVSPSSLTPLIRCRCDARIGPSKAEVANLSSATPGPRSPARPSDTPGPLGSGEAPSAPSKPKGKGSKTKKPYPQHSTPSPSTAGPSPASTKRHPVAPIKKGKKVKKKNVDACKERKKIISDHWKKFLSKFKKIKKLKTVNKKETGKKALKYIFFGLLIMAWSPCLLAVILVWAISCPIKMTTLVKADYGVSSKKSIPLIHSFLNRFRKRGTESEYQRMCFENGIPTTRSFMTSVASWYARAVGTVMNSFNAMISMLKLKNVPTRAASSFLPSNHPNPRKKYTMCYADNRGWMMKPPRRSNSRSYASTRVVQHMRCECNPTFWVKTGPRKNDIRKSTCQNIIHECPVHGSQCIPNFGKAESSPAGDAGPVTCGDKCTRKQDYRPQHQQRNAPRHGRIAGDGVRPQYPDFNKVLMRYPGQNFGRNRSERIAPAKNYPAAPGLFKSPNRGKCYNNPANRCGPKPCTNEDALRRAYKRRPLRYVPPSKPASPSKQVSKSKVSLPKLPKLKQAKEKKEKPEKPEKQEKKEKKEKKEKKEKPEKKEKKEKKVVKPKKVIKKKVKSNKVKGPSFFVCLRELVQKAEKEAWPIEVSCRPIWIHALKHRPCFWIYKYFPSIYPTFLTCYKFQRDVCRLLTYCLAICVWCPAIFCYYICSSLFCKVL, encoded by the exons ATGGATTTGCATAGATTGCGAGTGGTGGAGTTCGATACGTTAGTAAGTGAACAAAAAGGCGATAATAAGTATATTCCTGAACTTGAAGAACCTGTAGAAGAAGACTGTAAAAAAAGCGCCGTTGATAATACAGACGAAACAAATGAAACTGATAGCACCATAAAAGGCTTGGCTGAAGCCAATAGTCCTACCGAACCATCGAAATTATGTCAAGGTGATGTCAAGAACTCGCCAAGCACgtccaaaaaatatattggtgTTACCAATATCCCGATAGTCGCAACCGCAAATTGTGCAGGAGACACATTAAGCCCTCTAAGAATAACATCGAATAAATATAAGCgtgaacaaaataaacaatcgGGGACACCAATCAAGTTTCTAGGTAACAGATTAAGCAGACCAAGaacatcaaaaaaaaatcttggttCCTATCTGGGTCTGCCAGGTACATCTAAACAATGTGCTGTTGACAGCACAAGTGTGCCTGGAACATCAAAAAATTCAAGTTCTTCCATCAGTCGTAAATCAAAAagcgaaatatttaaaattccttCAAAAT ATAAATGGAAAAACCGTGAACACAAATATAATTTGAGTGTTGTTGATATAACGAAACAGTTCCATGAAAGTGCACACACGCGGCAGAAGAGACGACCCCTTAATTTGTTCAACAGAAAATCTAGGTGTGATCAACATGTAGGAGCTGTACACGCAAAGAACGAAGAAGTCAATTTTGTGTTTGTGCGTGATACTCCTAGTTTTATTAAGTACTGTAAAAGAAGAGCAGAGAAACATGATAAggggaaaaaaagaaaaagagatACCAAATTACCAAGTGACATCTTTGGTTTCCAGAAAAAAACCCGATACTTCGATCCATATCTGTATCAAATGTCTTGTCATCCATTCAAAAAGTTGCGAAAAGGATTTCACCGAAAGCCTAAAGAACCTGTGTGTCTTCCGGACTGTCTTTGTAAGCATCACACAGTGAAAGTACTTAATTCAGGCGGACAAGGCGAGCCGGCATCGTccctttattataatatacacagTCCCCATCTACATAAACCTCACCGCAGGCGTCGCTATGATGAAGACGAATCATTCCAGAGAGACCGTGTTTGGTTTAAGGGCAAGGATGTTACTGTAGGTGTTTCCCCTTCGTCGTTAACTCCGTTAATAAGATGCCGTTGCGATGCCCGTATAGGCCCTAGCAAAGCGGAGGTTGCAAACCTTTCGAGTGCCACCCCCGGGCCGCGCAGCCCAGCCCGCCCGTCCGATACCCCGGGACCCCTCGGTTCTGGCGAAGCTCCGTCAGCACCGTCAAAGCCAAAAGGCAAAGGGAGTAAGACAAAGAAGCCATACCCCCAACACAGCACGCCAAGCCCGAGTACCGCAGGACCTTCTCCGGCATCAACCAAGCGACACCCGGTCGCTCCTATAAAGAAaggtaaaaaagttaaaaaaaaaaatgtcgatgCTTGCAAGgaacgtaaaaaaataatatcagatcattggaagaaatttctttctaaatttaaaaaaattaaaaaacttaaaacagtgaataaaaaagaaacaggaaaaaaggctttaaaatatatattttttggactATTGATTATGGCGTGGTCTCCATGTCTGCTGGCGGTAATTTTGGTATGGGCAATATCGTGTCCTATAAAGATGACAACCTTAGTCAAAGCTGATTATGGTGTATCTTCAAAAAAATCTATCCCATTGATACATTCATTCCTGAATCGATTTCGCAAGAGAGGCACAGAAAGTGAATACCAAAGAATGTGTTTTGAAAATGGTATACCTACTACTAGGAGCTTTATGACTTCAGTAGCAAGTTGGTATGCACGTGCCGTCGGAACTGTTATGAACTCTTTTAATGCCATGATATCTATGCTGAAACTTAAAAACGTTCCAACACGCGCTGCCTCTTCGTTTTTGCCATCCAATCATCCGAACCCGAGGAAGAAGTACACTATGTGCTATGCGGACAATAGAGGATGGATGATGAAACCACCACGACGCAGCAATTCACGGTCTTATGCCAGCACTCGGGTAGTTCAACATATGCGATGCGAATGTAACCCTACTTTTTGGGTCAAAACAGGCCCTAGAAAAAATGACATTAGGAAAAGTAcatgtcaaaatataattcaTGAATGTCCGGTTCATGGAAGTCAATGCATTCCCAATTTTGGAAAGGCTGAGTCTTCGCCAGCAGGTGATGCCGGCCCGGTTACTTGTGGGGATAAATGTACTCGAAAACAGGATTATCGTCCACAACACCAACAG CGTAACGCACCGAGACACGGACGCATTGCTGGTGATGGAGTACGACCACAATATCCAGACTTTAATAAGGTATTAATGCGCTATCCTGGCCAAAATTTTGGACGTAATCGATCAGAACGTATTGCTCCTGCCAAAAATTACCCAGCAGCACCTGGACTTTTTAAGTCTCCAAATCGTGGGAAATGTTACAATAATCCAGCAAATAGATGTGGACCGAAACCATGCACTAATGAGGACGCTCTAAGGCGTGCCTATAAACGCAGACCATTAAGATATGTTCCACCATCTAAACCAGCATCACCATCTAAACAGGTATCCAAATCCAAAGTTTCTCTTCCTAAGCTTCCTAAGCTCAAACAAGCAAAAGAAAAGAAGGAAAAGCCGGAAAAGCCGGAAAAGCAggaaaagaaggaaaagaaggaaaagaaggaaaaaaaggaaaagccggaaaagaaggaaaagaaggaaaagaaggTAGTTAAACCAAAAaaggttataaaaaaaaaagttaaatctaATAAAGTCAAAGGTCCATCATTCTTTGTATGTCTTCGAGAATTGGTTCAAAAGGCTGAGAAGGAGGCATGGCCAATTGAAGTTTCATGTCGTCCCATTTGGATACACGCTTTGAAGCATAGACCTTGTTTCTGGATTTATAAGTACTTCCCATCAATCTATCCAACTTTCTTAACTTGTTACAAATTTCAGCGAGATGTATGCCGACTGTTAACGTACTGTTTAGCAATATGTGTATGGTGTCCTGCGATTTTCTGCTATTATATTTGTAGCTCTCTGTTTTGCAAAGTTCTTTGa